From the genome of Methylocystis heyeri:
GGCGTCGCCAGCGCCGAATGCCCGACAAGCGTTTACGGCGTCACCCAAAACGCCGGGCTGCTCGGCGTAATAGCCTCCTACGTCCGGATCGAGGGCGGCAATCCCGCTCTGATAGGCGGCGATATTCATTCGGCCGGAACGCAGCCGGGTTTCGTTTATTGGGATCCGGCCAGTGTCGTATCCTTGAAGCCCGCGGCCTTCTGCTCTTTTGCGAACAGCATCGCGTCTTCGTGCAGCGTTCCCTGATTGCCCTTGAGCGCGATGTTGTAATCGGCCTTCTTGTCTTTGATCTTTTTGGCGATGGCGCGCTGGCATCCCATGGCGTCGATCGTCACGACGGCGCCTTCGATCGCCATCATCTCTTAAAGCGCGGGAATCGCGACGATCTCGTTGGACTTTTGCGCCACGTCGACCTGTCCATTCAGACATTTAACCCTTTGTCAGCTACTTCTTCACCCGATTGCCCTGGAAAGGCCAAGTTCGTGTTGCGGCCCGATAAAGCTTGGGTTACCTTTTGCTCGACAGCGCAAGCAAGATTTTATTCCGCCGTCTGTCTTCATCTTCAGGCATGAACATCGATAAAAGGTTGTAGATCTCGCCAAAACGCGCGTCGCCGATACGAGCAAGGGTCTCGATGCAGGAGAAGCGCAGAACCGGCTGATCCGTTCAGACCCGTGCCCGTCGAGGAGAAAGCGGAGAGCCCGCAAAAGCCAGCCTGCCGGAGGTTCTCGTGAGCGACAGCCCAGAAACCGATGCGCTCGACGCCCATTTGCAAAAGCTGGCCGCCGCCGGCCTGCTCCATGTCATAGACCGCCCCATCGACAAGGATCGCGAGATGCACCCGCTGGTGCGCTGGCAGTATCGCGGCGGCATTCCGGAAAGCCGGCGCAAGGCATTTCTTTTCACGAATGTTACCGACGCCAAGGGACGCTCCTATCCCGGCGCGCGCGTCGCTATCGGCGCCCTTGCTGCGAACCCTGAAATATATGCGGTCGGACTCGGCAAGCCCGTGGCCGACATCGGTCGGGCTTGGCTCGCCGCCATGGCCGCGCCGATCGCCCCCCGCCTCGTGGACAGCGCGCCTTGCCAGGAGATCGTCCTGACGGGCGACGATCTCCTCGGGGAGGGAAAGGGGCTCGACGCGCTGCCGATCCCGATCTCGACGCCGGGCTACGACACCGCGCCTTATTTCACCGCGGGGCTTTGGGCCACGCGCGACCCTGACACCGGCGTTCAGAATCTCGGCCTCTACCGGGGCAATCTCAAGGCCCCCAACCGGGTGGCCGTGATGATGGAGCGCTCGACGCTCGCCGGCGGCGGCGTGCATTGGCTCAAATACAAGGCCCGGGGCGAGAAAATGCCCGTGGCCGTCGTGCTGGGCGCGCCGCCCCTGGTGGCCTTCACCGGCCCACAGAAGCTGCCGCTCGATTGCGACGAGCTCACCGTGGCCGGCGGGCTGGGCGGTCGTCCCGTCGAGGTGGTGCGCTGCAAGACGGTAGACCTGCTGGCGCCGGCCCACGCGCAAGTGATCGTGGAAGGCCTCATCGACACCGACAGTCTGGAGCCCGAAGGCCCCTTCGGCGAATCCCACGGATATATGGCGCTGGAGGAATATAACTTCTCCATGACGGTTACGGCCATCACCCGCCGGACCAATTACACCATCACCTCCATCATCTCCCAGGTCACGCCGAGTGAATCGAGCGTGATCAAGAAAGTGGCCTATGAGCCGCTCTACCTCGACCACCTGCGCAATGCGCTGAACATCAAAGGCGTCAAGCGGGTCTCGATGCACGAGCCTCTGACCAATCTGCGGCGCTTTCTCTTCATCACCATCGCCAAAGGCACGCCCAACACCGAAGTGTGGCGGGCGCTTCTCGGCGCCGCCAGCTTCACTCCGGCGATCGGGAAATTCTGCGTCGCCATCGACGAAGACATCGACCCTGAAAACGCCGACCATGTGCTTTGGGCCATCGCCTACCGCTCCAATCCCCTGGTCGACACCCATGTCGTGCCCAACCGGGGCAAGGGACACGGACCTGAGCTGCCCGGCGGAGGGACCGATTCCACCATGCTCGTCGACGCCACCGCCAAGGGGAATTTTCCGCCTGTGGCCCTGCCGAAAAAGGAGTTCATGGACCGGGCGCGGGTCATCTGGGAGGAACTCAAACTTCCCCAGCTGGCGCCGGAATCTCCGTGGAGCGGCTATTCGCTGGGGGACTGGTCGGATGAATGGGACGCCTGCGCCGCCCGCGCCGCCAAGGGCGACTGGATCGCCAATGGCCGGCGCTCGGCGGCGCACCGCAGCGCGACGGCGGAGCCGCAAGACCCTGCGCGCGGGATCGTCTTCCGCGCCGAATAGGAGGTTCCGAGCACGGGCGCCCACAAAGCCTTCGTGCGACAATGCCTCGCATCTCGAAACGCTTGCGCAAAGATGAAGTTGGAGCGAATACTGAACGCGGAACGACTTCAAGGGAACGACTTATCTATATTCAAACGATCACAAAAGTTCATGAAAGCTTAAGTCGCTCCAGTCGCTTTTGGTCTCAAATTTCCAGAAATAATCACACCAAAGTCGCAACGTGTACAAGAGGGACGCCCATGCAAAAGGGATTTCCACGTCATTACGACGACTTGAACGACCACCTGGAAAAACTGGACAAGGCCGGTCTGCTGTGGACCGTCGATCACGAAATCAACAAAGACAGACACCTGCATCCCTTCGTGCGCTGGGGCTATGTCGGCGACGTCGGCACGGTGGTCAGCACCAACCCCAAACGGGCCTTTCTCTTCACTAACGTCACCGACAGCAAGGGCCGCAAATATAAGGGCGACTGCGATGTAATGGTCGGCGGCACAGCCGGCTCCCCGCGGATATACGCCGCTTCGCTCGGCATCGACGATGCCGGCGACGACTTCACGGCGCTGTCGCAAAAAGTCTACGAGAAATGGGTCCACGCTTTCAGTAATCCCATTCCGGCCGTGGAGATACCCTCCGAGGAAGCTCCGGTCCACGAAGTGATCATCACGGGCGACGAGCTTAAAGGAGGCGAAGGCAAAGGGCTGGCCGCGCTGCCCGTGCCCAACAACACCCCCGGGTGGGATACGGCCCCCTATTTCTCCGCCGGGCTGTGGATCACCAAGGACCTCGACACCGGCGTCGAGAACATCAGCCAGAATCGGTGCAGCCTCAAGGCGTCGGATCGCATGACCGCCATGTGGTTGATCCAGACCAACGGCGGCGCCCACAACAACTGGGTGAAATACAAAGAGCGCGGCGAGAAGATGCCCGTGGCCCTGATTGTCGGGGCGCCGCCCGCGCTCCAGGTCATCGGCCCGCAGAAGACGCCCGAGAACCTGAACGATCTGGACGTGGCCGGCGGCCTCGTCGGCGCGCCCTATCGCAAGGTCCGCTGCAAGACCGTGCCGCTGTGGGCTCCGGCGGACGCACAAATCATCATCGAAGGCTGGATCGATCCCGCCAAGCTAGAAATGGAGGCGCCTTTCGGCGAATCCTACGGCAATATGAGCGTGGAGGAATACAACCACTCGATCACGGTCACCGCCATCACGAGGCGCAGGCAAGCCATCATCACCTCGATGATTTCCCAGATGGCCCCTTCGGAATCCGGCGTCATCAAGCAGCTCAACTACAGCGCGGTGATGCTGAACCACCTGAAGGACACGCTTTACATCCGACAGGTGAAGGACGTGGCGCTCCACGGCCCCATGATCGGCGTGTCGCGACTGACCGTCATCGTGCTGGAGAAAAACACTCCGCGCACGGAAGTCTGGCGGGCGCTCTCAGGCGCCACCACCTTCATGCGTTCGGTGGGCAAGATCACCGTGGCCGTCGACGAGGACGTCAATCCCAACAATGTCGAGGAAGTGCTCTGGGCCATCGCCTATCGCACCGACCTCATGAAATCGGTGAAGATCGAGGACTACCAGGCCAACGGCCATGCGCCCAAGCTGCGCGACCGCGAATGGGAGGCCAAGATCATGATCGACGCCACCATGCACTATCCCATGCCGCCGGTGGCGCTGCCGACCAAGGAGATCATGGAGGAAGCCCGCGATCTGTGGCTCGAGGCGGGCCTTCCGCCGGTCGCCCCGCGCTGGAAATGGTATGGCTACAACCTCGGCGACTGGACCGACGAATGGACCAAATGCGCCGAGCGCGCCGTCGCCGGCGATTGGCTGCTGAACGGAATTCGCACCGCCTCTCTCGTCGACGCCGACGCTGTGGGCGGGCCCACCGCCGGCGTGCCCCGCAAAGGCGTGGTCCAATACAACGAAAAGACCGGCGAAGTGGAATATCCCCCGGGCTTCCCGCTGCGGGACGATTTCTCCACCGACGTGTAGGGCGCAAGACGTCTCTACGCCATAAGAACAACGGGGGTTCGGCCGGCGAGTCCGGCTGGCCTCCGATCCAAAAAACATGCGGGAAGGAAACCGTTCCATGAAACGTCTTGTCGTCGGCGTCTCCGGCTCCAGCGGCGTCATTTTCGGCGTCAGGCTGCTTGAAGTTCTTCGCACGATCCCGGAGGTGGAAACCCATCTGATTTTAAGCAAGGGCGCGCGCCTCACCCTCCAGCTCGAAACCGACCGCACGACGCAGGATGTCGCCGCCCTGGCCGATGTGGTCCACGACCACGCCAATCTGGCCGCCTCGGTCTCCAGCGGCTCCTTCCCGGTCTACGGCATGGTTGTCGCGCCCTGCTCGATGAAGAGCCTAGCCCAGATCGCCCTGTCGCTCGGCGACAATCTGCTGGCCCGAGCCGCCGACGTGACTCTGAAAGAGCGGCGCAAACTGGTGCTCGTGCCGCGCGAGACGCCTCTGCACCTTGGGCATTTGCGCCATATGGTCGCTCTGGCCGAAATGGGCGCGGTGATCCTGCCGCCGGCGCCGTCTTTCTACCATCACCCGCAAACCATCATGGACATGGTAGATCAGACCATCGGCAAGATCCTGGACCAATTCGAGATCCCCCATACGCTGTTCAAGCGCTGGGGCGGCCATGACGCTTGAAGAGTTCGACCAGGCCCTCGGCGACATACTGGAACAGGTTCCGGTCGTGACGCTGGCGACCTGCGCGGACGGCGTTCCCTGGGCGACGGACGTCTATTTCGCGACGCAAGGACGGCGGCTCGTTTTTTTATCGTCGCCTACCTCTCGGCATTGCCGCAATCTCGCGGCCCAGCCGACCTGCGCCGCCACTATTCATCCGGTCGTGGCGTCCTGGCGCGACATACGCGGCGTGCAAATGGAGGGTCGGGCCGAGCCGTTGTCGGAGTTGCTCGACAAAGCGTCCGCCATGGCCGCCTATGTGACGAAGTTTCCTTTCGTCGCCGATCTGCTGACGCATCCGGGCGAGGTCGCCCGCAAGGCGGCCCGCGTGACGCCCCATGTCTTCATCCCGACGCGCATCCGCTACCTCGACAACAGACTGGGCTTCGGAACGCGCTTCGTCGTCCGCCTCGAAGACGGCCTGCCGTTGGGGTCGCCCGAGCGGGAGGATTCACAATGACCAGGAACGCGCCGACGTTTTCGGCGCGAAGCAATAAGCCCCCGAGGAGAGAGCCATGGCGCAACAGAACCTGTCGGATTTCGTCACGGAACTGGAAAAGATCGGTCAACTGGTCCGCATCGCAGGGGAGAAGCGCGTCGACGAATTGCCTGCGATCATGGAGGCGCATCCAGACAAGGCGGTTCTGGTGGAAAAGGTCAGGGATTGCGAATTCCAGTTCCTGGCCGGCGCCTATTGCACCCGGGAGCAATACGCCCACGCCCTCGGTTGCGACCCGCGCGACCTCGGAAAGGAGATCGCGAAGCTGACTCCCCGGCGCGGCAAACCCGCGCTGACGCCGACCGCGCCGTGCAAGGAGGTGATTCTGAAAGGCGACGAGGTGGACCTCACCCGTTTCCCCCTGTTCCTTTACCACCCCTACGACGGCCACGCCTTCATTCAGGACACAAATGTGGTCTCGCGCGACCCTGAAACGGGGCTGATCAACTGGGGCATCTACCGCTTCATGTTCCGCTCGAAAAACGAGACCAACGTGGACATGCGCAACGATTCACACAACGGCCGCATACAGGCCAAGAAATACCAGGAGCGCGGACTGGATATGCCTGTCGCCGTGGTGGTGGGCGGTCCGACCCTGGACAAGGTGGCCTCGATGTATTCCTTCCCGGGAGTGGACGACTGGGACGTGCTCAGCGGCTTCTACGGCGAACCGGCCAAGGTCGTGAAATGCGAGACCAGCGACCTCACCGTGCCGGCCAACGCCGAGATCGTGATCGAGGGCCGGATGATGACCTCCGAGGGCTGGATCTACGACGAGGGGCCCTACGGCGAATACACCGGCACCTATGGCTCGGGCCTGCCCGCCAACTGCCGTTTCGTGGTGGACTGCATCACCTATCGCAAGGGCGGAATCTATCAATACGCCACGATCGGCGGCCTGCATCCGGGCCGCACCGATCTGATGATATTCGATCCGACTGTCGAGGCCGACATCTACACGGCCCTGGTCAACGCCGGCATTCAGGTCTTGGACGTTTTCGCGCCTTACGGCGGCAGCCACAACATCGTCTACGCCCGCATCAAGGTGCGCGGAGGCGGCGACGCCAAGCAGACGCTGGGGCTGATGCTCACCTGTTCGCGGCAATGGTTCCCCAAGCTCGCCTATGTCTTCGACGAAGACATCGACATTTTCGACGACGATCAGGTCAAATGGGCGCAGGCCTGGCGCTACAATCCACAGATCGACACGGTGGTCATTCCCGACCTCAACATCCTGCCGCTCGACCCTCTCGCCCAGACCAATCACCCGCCCGTGCACACGCCCAAGGTGGGCTTCGACTGCACCATTCCCATCGTGGGCGACATCGACCGCTTCAGCTTCGAAAAATGTTCCGTGACCGCCCCCTTGGGCGATCCCGGCGAAGTCGCACCGATGACGGAGCAAGCGCTTACCGAAGCCATGGCCGCCTACATCGAGAAGGAGCCGCGCATGTGGCGCGAGATCCTGAAGCAGTTTCACGGGCAGCCCTACCCGCTGATCTATCGGGCTTTCGGCAATCTGCGGCCCAAGCTCGGCCGCATCGCCGACCGCCGTCCGCAATATCCCTACACTTTCGCCGACAAATGCTTCGTCTACGAGAAGGAACGGGACCGAAAGTAGCTTGGGCCAAGGGCGCCCGAGCACGGTGGACGCCTCGCGCGGGGCGGGTGCGGACCAGGCCTTTTGGGAATTGTCGTCATACAACGCAGCGCGAAGAGAGATTAAATCATGTCGCGAAAGAGCATGTCGGACTTTGTCTCGGAGCTTGAAAAGCTCGGCCAGCTCGTTCGGATCGCAGAGGAAAAACGGGCCGACGAACTGCCTTCGCTGATCGACGCGGTCCATGACAAGGCCGTGCTCGTCGAAAAGATCAAGGACCACGACTTCCCAGTCCTGGCCGGAGCCTATTCGAACCGGACGCAGTACGCTCACGCGCTGGGCTGCGACCCCCGGGCCGTCAGCGCCAAGCTGGGCGAGCTCGCCCACCGGCGCATCCCTCCCGTGGTCGTCGACACCGCCCCGTGCAAGGACGTCATCCGTAAAGGCGACGATGTCGATCTGACGCGCTTTCCGCTGTTCCTCCACCATCCCCACGACGGTCACGCGTATATCCAAGATGTGAATGTGGTCTCCCGCCACCCCGACTCCGGGCTCATAAACTGGGGCATGTACCGGCTCATGTACCGCTCCAAAAACGAGACCAACGTCGATATGAGGAACGACAGTCACAACTCCCGGGTCAACGCCAAGCGCTACCAGGAACTCGGCCGTGACATGCCGGCGGCGATGGTGGTGGGCGGACCGACCCTGGACAAGATCGCGAGCATGTTCTCGTTTCCCGGCGTCGACGATTGGGATGTGCTCGGCGGCTTTCGCGGGGAGCCCGCGGAAGTCGTCAAATGCGAGACGAACGATCTCACCGTGCCGGCCAACGCGGAGATCGTGCTGGAAGGGCGCATCATCACTACCGAAGGCTGGATCTATGACGAAGGCCCGTATGGCGAGTTCACCGGAACCTACGGCGGAGGGCTGCCGAGCAACTGTCGCTTCATCGTGGACTGCATCACTCACCGCAAGGGCGCGATCTTCCAGCACGCCACCATCGGCGGGCTCAAGCCTGGCCTCACGGACATGCAAATCTTCAACCTGGCCGTCGAAGGCGACATCCACTCGGCGCTGAAGGCCGCGGGAATTCATGTACTGGATGTTTTCATGCCGCCGGGCGGATGCACGAACATCGCCTATGCGCGCATCAAGACCCGTGGCGGAGGAGACGCCAAGCAGACGCTGGCCATCATGCTCAGCTGCTCCCGGCAGTGGTTCCCCAAACTCGCCTATGTCTTCGACGAGGACGTGGACATTTTCGACGACGACCGCGTGAAGTGGGCGATGGCGTGGCGCTACGACCCGCATAAGGACACGCTCATCATCCCGGAGCTCAACGTTCTGCCGCTCGACCCCCTGGGTCGCACGGACAAGCCGCCAGTCTTCATGTCCAAGGTAGGCTTCGATTGCACCATCCCGCTGGTTGGCGGCTATGACCTCGAGTCTTTCCGGGCCTGCGCCATCACCGAACCGCTGGGGGCCATTCCGGCCGGCGTCACGGCGCTCTCGGAGGAACAGCTCACCGAACGCATGGCGGATTTCATCCGTTCCGCGCCTCGAACCTGGCTGGAAATCCTGAAGGAATTCCACGGGCAGCCGAATCCCTTGTTGTACAGGGCTTTCTCCAAGCTGGGCCGAATCGCCGACCGCAGGCCGCAATATCCCTACGCTTTCGCCGAAACTTGCTTCGTCTACGAGAAAAGCAAAGACGGGAAATAACAACGCGCCGGAGCCGGTATCGGAGACTGCTCCATGAGGCCCATCAGCGGCAGGGGAACTCGCCATGAAAAAGATACGCGGTGTGTTTATGCGCGGCGGCACGAGCAAGGGGGTCTATTTCCACGTCAACGATCTGCCCGCCGATCCGGTCCTGCGCGACGAGGTCATCCTCGACGTCTACGGCGCCCCGGACATCACCGAGATCGACGGTTTGGGCGGGTCCAACGTGCTCACCAGCAAGACGGCCATCATCGGCCCGAGCGCACGCCCTGACGCCGATGTCGACTATACGTTCGGTCAGGTCATGTTCACCGAACCGCTGGTGGACTACCGGATCAATTGCGGCAATATCTCCGCCGGCGTCGGACCTTTCGCCGTGGACGAGGGATTGGCGGCGGCGGTCTCGCCGGTGACCAAGGTCCGCATCTACAACACGAATACCGACAAGATCATCGTGGCCGAGGTGCCGGTCGTCGACGGCAAGGCGGCGGTGGCCGGCGATTTCGCCATCGATGGCGTGCCAGGGACAGGAGCGAAAATTCTCCTGGATTTCGCTGGCACCGGCGGCACTCTCGGCAAGGGCCTGCTGCCGACCGGTAATGCCGTGGAAACGCTCGAGGTGGAGGGTTGCGGCGCTTTCACGGTTTCCATCGTGGACGCGGCCAACCCGGCAGTGTTCGTCAAGGCGGCGGACGTGGGCCTGACCGGCGGCGAACCTTTCGAGGCCGTGCTCGGAAACCAGGGCCTCGGCGACCTCGCAGACAAGATACGCGGCGCCGCAGGGGTCAAGCTCGGGCTCTACGAGAACCTCGTGACGTTCCTTAAGACCAATCCGACCATGCCCTTTTGCGTTTTCGTCGGCCCGCCGATCCCCTACGCCAGCTTCCAGAACGGAACGGCCATCGCGGCGGACAGCTACGACGTCAAAGCGATCATCCGCTTCGCGGGAGCCTACCACCGGACCTATTCGGGCACGGGCGCAGTGTGCACAGCGGTGGCGTCACGGCTCGCCGGCACCGTGGTGAACGCCGTTTTGTCCGAGGCGGCCAAGGCTGCCCCGATAATTCGGATCGGTCATCCCTGCGGGAAGTTCGAGGTGGAAATCGCCCTGGAAAAAGCCGGCGACGGCTACGTGATCCGACGCGCCGCTTATGCCCGCACGGCGAGACGCATCATGGAAGGCTTCATTTCCTTGAAACCGTGGGCCGACGCCGTGGACTGCCTGTAAGGCGATCCAAAAAGAAGAGAATGTCCGATGGAACAGAAGCATTACCTTGCCGAAACTCTGGCCGATTTCTGCTTGGCCGCCTTCGCGGGGGACCTGCCGCCGGACGTGGCCGCATTCCTGCCGAAGCTGCTGATCGATAAGATCGGGCTGGAAATCGCCGGAAGTCGGTTCCCCTGGACCGAGGGCGTCCGCCGAGCCGTGACGACCTTTCCGGCCGTGGGCAAAGCGACGACAGCCTACCATGGCGACCGTCTTTCGCCCCAGCAGGCGGCCTTCATAAACGCCAGCGCCGGCCATGCTCAGGATTTTGACGACACCAACGTCCGGGCCAGGCTCCATGCCTCGGGCATCATGATCCCCGTAGCCCTGGCCATGGCCGAGCAGGTCGGGGCCAAACCGGTCGAAGCAGCCAAGGCCATCGCCATCGGGATGGAGGCCATGACCCGCATCGGTTTCGCCATTCCCGCCAGCCATGCCCGGGGGTTCCACACGCCAGACGTAGCGGGGCCCTTCGGCGCGGCCGTGACAGCCGGCCTCCTCCTCGGCTTCGACAAGAAGGCCCTGGTCAATGCCCTGGGCATCTGCGGC
Proteins encoded in this window:
- a CDS encoding UbiD family decarboxylase, yielding MQKGFPRHYDDLNDHLEKLDKAGLLWTVDHEINKDRHLHPFVRWGYVGDVGTVVSTNPKRAFLFTNVTDSKGRKYKGDCDVMVGGTAGSPRIYAASLGIDDAGDDFTALSQKVYEKWVHAFSNPIPAVEIPSEEAPVHEVIITGDELKGGEGKGLAALPVPNNTPGWDTAPYFSAGLWITKDLDTGVENISQNRCSLKASDRMTAMWLIQTNGGAHNNWVKYKERGEKMPVALIVGAPPALQVIGPQKTPENLNDLDVAGGLVGAPYRKVRCKTVPLWAPADAQIIIEGWIDPAKLEMEAPFGESYGNMSVEEYNHSITVTAITRRRQAIITSMISQMAPSESGVIKQLNYSAVMLNHLKDTLYIRQVKDVALHGPMIGVSRLTVIVLEKNTPRTEVWRALSGATTFMRSVGKITVAVDEDVNPNNVEEVLWAIAYRTDLMKSVKIEDYQANGHAPKLRDREWEAKIMIDATMHYPMPPVALPTKEIMEEARDLWLEAGLPPVAPRWKWYGYNLGDWTDEWTKCAERAVAGDWLLNGIRTASLVDADAVGGPTAGVPRKGVVQYNEKTGEVEYPPGFPLRDDFSTDV
- a CDS encoding PrpF domain-containing protein — encoded protein: MKKIRGVFMRGGTSKGVYFHVNDLPADPVLRDEVILDVYGAPDITEIDGLGGSNVLTSKTAIIGPSARPDADVDYTFGQVMFTEPLVDYRINCGNISAGVGPFAVDEGLAAAVSPVTKVRIYNTNTDKIIVAEVPVVDGKAAVAGDFAIDGVPGTGAKILLDFAGTGGTLGKGLLPTGNAVETLEVEGCGAFTVSIVDAANPAVFVKAADVGLTGGEPFEAVLGNQGLGDLADKIRGAAGVKLGLYENLVTFLKTNPTMPFCVFVGPPIPYASFQNGTAIAADSYDVKAIIRFAGAYHRTYSGTGAVCTAVASRLAGTVVNAVLSEAAKAAPIIRIGHPCGKFEVEIALEKAGDGYVIRRAAYARTARRIMEGFISLKPWADAVDCL
- a CDS encoding UbiD family decarboxylase, translating into MAQQNLSDFVTELEKIGQLVRIAGEKRVDELPAIMEAHPDKAVLVEKVRDCEFQFLAGAYCTREQYAHALGCDPRDLGKEIAKLTPRRGKPALTPTAPCKEVILKGDEVDLTRFPLFLYHPYDGHAFIQDTNVVSRDPETGLINWGIYRFMFRSKNETNVDMRNDSHNGRIQAKKYQERGLDMPVAVVVGGPTLDKVASMYSFPGVDDWDVLSGFYGEPAKVVKCETSDLTVPANAEIVIEGRMMTSEGWIYDEGPYGEYTGTYGSGLPANCRFVVDCITYRKGGIYQYATIGGLHPGRTDLMIFDPTVEADIYTALVNAGIQVLDVFAPYGGSHNIVYARIKVRGGGDAKQTLGLMLTCSRQWFPKLAYVFDEDIDIFDDDQVKWAQAWRYNPQIDTVVIPDLNILPLDPLAQTNHPPVHTPKVGFDCTIPIVGDIDRFSFEKCSVTAPLGDPGEVAPMTEQALTEAMAAYIEKEPRMWREILKQFHGQPYPLIYRAFGNLRPKLGRIADRRPQYPYTFADKCFVYEKERDRK
- a CDS encoding pyridoxamine 5'-phosphate oxidase family protein — protein: MTLEEFDQALGDILEQVPVVTLATCADGVPWATDVYFATQGRRLVFLSSPTSRHCRNLAAQPTCAATIHPVVASWRDIRGVQMEGRAEPLSELLDKASAMAAYVTKFPFVADLLTHPGEVARKAARVTPHVFIPTRIRYLDNRLGFGTRFVVRLEDGLPLGSPEREDSQ
- a CDS encoding UbiD family decarboxylase, translating into MSDFVSELEKLGQLVRIAEEKRADELPSLIDAVHDKAVLVEKIKDHDFPVLAGAYSNRTQYAHALGCDPRAVSAKLGELAHRRIPPVVVDTAPCKDVIRKGDDVDLTRFPLFLHHPHDGHAYIQDVNVVSRHPDSGLINWGMYRLMYRSKNETNVDMRNDSHNSRVNAKRYQELGRDMPAAMVVGGPTLDKIASMFSFPGVDDWDVLGGFRGEPAEVVKCETNDLTVPANAEIVLEGRIITTEGWIYDEGPYGEFTGTYGGGLPSNCRFIVDCITHRKGAIFQHATIGGLKPGLTDMQIFNLAVEGDIHSALKAAGIHVLDVFMPPGGCTNIAYARIKTRGGGDAKQTLAIMLSCSRQWFPKLAYVFDEDVDIFDDDRVKWAMAWRYDPHKDTLIIPELNVLPLDPLGRTDKPPVFMSKVGFDCTIPLVGGYDLESFRACAITEPLGAIPAGVTALSEEQLTERMADFIRSAPRTWLEILKEFHGQPNPLLYRAFSKLGRIADRRPQYPYAFAETCFVYEKSKDGK
- a CDS encoding UbiD family decarboxylase: MSDSPETDALDAHLQKLAAAGLLHVIDRPIDKDREMHPLVRWQYRGGIPESRRKAFLFTNVTDAKGRSYPGARVAIGALAANPEIYAVGLGKPVADIGRAWLAAMAAPIAPRLVDSAPCQEIVLTGDDLLGEGKGLDALPIPISTPGYDTAPYFTAGLWATRDPDTGVQNLGLYRGNLKAPNRVAVMMERSTLAGGGVHWLKYKARGEKMPVAVVLGAPPLVAFTGPQKLPLDCDELTVAGGLGGRPVEVVRCKTVDLLAPAHAQVIVEGLIDTDSLEPEGPFGESHGYMALEEYNFSMTVTAITRRTNYTITSIISQVTPSESSVIKKVAYEPLYLDHLRNALNIKGVKRVSMHEPLTNLRRFLFITIAKGTPNTEVWRALLGAASFTPAIGKFCVAIDEDIDPENADHVLWAIAYRSNPLVDTHVVPNRGKGHGPELPGGGTDSTMLVDATAKGNFPPVALPKKEFMDRARVIWEELKLPQLAPESPWSGYSLGDWSDEWDACAARAAKGDWIANGRRSAAHRSATAEPQDPARGIVFRAE
- a CDS encoding UbiX family flavin prenyltransferase, which gives rise to MREGNRSMKRLVVGVSGSSGVIFGVRLLEVLRTIPEVETHLILSKGARLTLQLETDRTTQDVAALADVVHDHANLAASVSSGSFPVYGMVVAPCSMKSLAQIALSLGDNLLARAADVTLKERRKLVLVPRETPLHLGHLRHMVALAEMGAVILPPAPSFYHHPQTIMDMVDQTIGKILDQFEIPHTLFKRWGGHDA